The following proteins come from a genomic window of Sardina pilchardus chromosome 13, fSarPil1.1, whole genome shotgun sequence:
- the chm gene encoding rab proteins geranylgeranyltransferase component A 1, with amino-acid sequence MASDNLPSEFDVVILGTGLTESIVASACSRVGQKVLHIDRRNYYSSKWAGFNFNSLLSWVEEYKAQQGLQIKDDGAEWRNKLVDGEEALLISADDSFIANLEVFCYASLEAEEEEKEEATDTTPSLAEPEEEMKGEASPDLTQETTDTGETQHTQVDGVQEEVASQDASQADEVEESKDQQEDSTASPVEEVKKKKKITYAHLVKEGRRFNIDLVSKLIYSRGSLVDLLIQSKVSRYTEFKIVTRILTYRSGRVDQVPCSRADVFASKQLTMVEKRMLMKFLTFCLDFEQHPDEYKEASDQLFWEFLQTKKLTENLQHFVLYSIAMVTKETRTEDGLKATQHFLRCLGRYGNTPFLFPLYGLGEIPQCFCRMSAVFGGIYCLRHSVQCLVVDKETNSCKAVIDTQGQRISCSHFVVEDGFVREQWKSTEKRFISRAVLITDRSVLPADSDQQISLLTVPPLEPGGSAVHMVELCSSSMTCMPGTFLVHLTCSSKGTAQEDLEPLISRMFYVPPSPGEELAEGDERCGQPTVLWALYFNMLDTSRMDGNGSNGSFDLPSNVHVCVGPDVTLGCDFSIKLAENIFRQLLPDEEFCPPAPDPEDIIYEGEASQGEGSGFEQETPKTEGSSLQSEGEGLESQSETEKEAEEMETPAQKAPEEVLKEDASPSEE; translated from the coding sequence ATGGCATCCGACAACCTTCCATCTGAGTTTGATGTTGTCATACTTGGCACGGGACTCACAGAGTCTATCGTAGCATCAGCCTGTTCCAGGGTGGGGCAGAAGGTGCTGCACATCGACAGGCGGAACTACTATTCAAGCAAATGGGCTGGCTTCAACTTCAACAGCCTGCTGTCCTGGGTTGAGGAGTACAAGGCTCAGCAGGGACTCCAGATCAAAGATGACGGGGCAGAGTGGAGGAATAAACTGGTTGATGGGGAGGAAGCTTTGCTCATCAGCGCTGATGACTCATTCATCGCCAACTTAGAAGTTTTCTGCTATGCCAGTTTAGAGgctgaagaggaggaaaaggaagaaGCAACCGACACAACACCTTCACTTGCAGAACCTGAGGAGGAAATGAAGGGGGAGGCCAGTCCTGACCTCACACAGGAAACCACAGACACCGGTGAAACTCAACACACCCAAGTAGATGGTGTTCAAGAGGAAGTGGCCTCTCAAGATGCCAGCCAAGCAGATGAGGTGGAGGAAAGCAAGGACCAACAAGAGGACTCCACAGCAAGTCCAGttgaggaggtgaagaagaagaagaaaatcaCCTACGCCCATCTAGTGAAGGAAGGACGCAGGTTCAACATTGACCTGGTGTCAAAGCTGATCTACTCTCGCGGCAGCCTGGTCGATCTCCTGATCCAGTCCAAAGTCAGTCGGTACACCGAGTTCAAAATCGTCACCCGCATCTTGACCTACCGCAGTGGCAGGGTGGACCAGGTGCCGTGTTCACGGGCTGATGTGTTCGCCAGCAAGCAGCTGACTATGGTGGAGAAGCGTATGCTGATGAAGTTCCTCACCTTCTGCCTGGACTTCGAGCAGCATCCAGACGAGTATAAAGAGGCATCTGACCAGCTGTTCTGGGAATTCCTCCAAACCAAGAAGCTCACAGAGAACCTCCAACATTTCGTCCTCTACTCTATCGCCATGGTGACGAAGGAGACGCGTACTGAGGATGGCCTCAAGGCCACACAGCACTTCCTGCGCTGCCTGGGTCGCTATGGCAACACGCCCTTCCTGTTCCCCTTGTATGGTCTAGGTGAGATACCACAGTGCTTTTGCAGGATGAGCGCCGTGTTCGGAGGAATCTACTGCCTGCGCCACTCCGTCCAGTGTTTGGTAGTGGACAAGGAAACAAACAGCTGCAAAGCTGTCATCGACACCCAAGGCCAGCGAATCAGCTGCAGCCATTTTGTGGTGGAGGACGGATTTGTGAGAGAGCAGTGGAAGAGCACAGAGAAGAGGTTCATCTCCAGGGCAGTCCTCATCACTGACCGCTCGGTGCTGCCAGCTGATTCTGACCAACAGATCTCCCTGTTGACGGTTCCTCCTCTAGAACCGGGCGGCTCAGCGGTCCACATGGTCgagctctgctcctcctccatgaCCTGCATGCCTGGCACCTTCCTGGTGCATCTCACCTGCTCCTCCAAAGGAACCGCCCAGGAGGACCTAGAGCCCCTCATTTCCAGAATGTTCTACGTGCCCCCCAGCCCCGGCGAGGAACTTGCAGAGGGCGATGAGAGGTGTGGCCAGCCGACAGTGTTGTGGGCATTGTATTTCAACATGCTGGACACCTCCAGGATGGACGGCAATGGCAGTAACGGCTCCTTTGATTTGCCCAGCAACGTGCACGTCTGTGTTGGCCCTGACGTGACCCTAGGGTGCGACTTCTCCATTAAGCTGGCTGAGAATATTTTCCGCCAGCTTCTGCCAGATGAGGAGTTTTGCCCACCTGCCCCAGACCCAGAGGACATCATATACGAGGGCGAAGCATCCCAGGGCGAAGGCTCGGGCTTTGAACAGGAGACACCCAAGACCGAGGGCTCCAGTCTCCAAAGT